The genomic window AATGGTGCATATCATGTCGATATCAAAATATGATTGTTGTATGCATAAACTATATAAAATGCCTCAGAAGGTGATTTCTAGGTTAGTTTTGACATAGAATGCGAAAGAACTTAGAGACATAATAAGACTTCGAGAGAATCctatactttaattaaaattgggtttaatgaattttcatattgCCACGACCCTTTCGTGATATTCTTTCTATAAATTGTCAATAAATTCTTGTTAAGTGAAATGCTTATTCTAGTTTACTCATGTTATGTTTATTAAATCTTGTGTTTAATCTTTCTATTGTGAATACTTTTCTGCAAAatgtgttgttttattttatgGGTATTTGAAATCTAATTACAtccatattataatttttgtctCTCAACAATATTATTCTTTTACTTGCTTTTCTTCCAAATTGTTTTATAGTTGACAATGCAAATAATTTACAGATTTAGTTCCTATGGAGATGATAACTCTTTACTTACTACTTATTACTtgtaacgactgtgtacacttgcacgtAACTCCGATACACTGTCACCCTCACACTTTATTTGACACATTATCCCCAATGTGCACCAAAAATGATAAGGATACGAGGTTACTCGATTAGCTTGATAAGTGCAACGAAATTGGTGGGACTGGCTCCTCTTGCGGTTTTGGCTCAATAGTGCCTTCAAAAATAtggggttcctacatagaaaattaaaacatcaaaattttcttttcttttcttgataaactaaataaaataaataaaccatacaaattaaaaaaatccaaTCCTGTATGCTTCTCCCACAGTTTTGAAAACCATTATCCcgatataaaagaattaaagtgcGAACAAGAAAACTTCCTTGAAAAGGTTGAATTCTTGTTGTCTTGGAACTCTCTGGATTTGTGTGCTCTAAGTGAATGGAAAATACTTacgaataaaatataaaattaaataaataaaaactatagTCACTGAGTTTGTGGAGAGCGGAGAATGGCGGGAATTGCATGGGTCAATAGGACAATTAGGGCACTGAAACATTGCATAGCAGTCGACTCGTGGAGATGGAATCCCCTCCCCATCATGATGTTGTGATAAATTTTATGCTCCCCCAAGTCGTTTCATCAAGGCAAGTCGCGACACCCTGCAGTAGTGTCATGAATTCGATTAGTTTCGTTGCGACTTGGAATCTCAACTTGTTACATTCAAATTCCAAGGCATTTATTCGTCAATTTTTTGTGATTAAAGCGAACAGCTCGTCACAATCTCTTATTCAGATCACCATGACTCCGGATTACAGCTTAGGCTTTTCATATTTGGAGGCGCTGCGGCTCGTCATGATGTGCACATAATGGTTGTTGGGACGTGGGAGCTTGTTAAGACGACGCACTCTTCCTATTCATGATGACGCGATTCATTAATGAACTTATTGGGTTGGCTCTTCATAGTGTGTCGCGCCGCAAGGGGTGCATGGTGTGACAAGACTTGGAAATATCCCAACTcgcattttcatcttttcaaagCGTGTCGGACTCCTCGATTTATGCTTAATCATCGTCATCCACCTCATGAACTCCGCAACTACTTTGGGAAGCAATTAACACacataattaaatacttaaaatacaataataaataaataatgaaaaatcaaatttaaaattaaacaaaattttaaagagaaGTCATTTTTCGGAGTCGGGACGATTTGTATCGCCCCAGAAGAAGAACTTCCAACTGGTCCTTGATAGTTTGATTCGTCATTTGTTCCAACGTTGATAAATCTAAACCAGTACTCTCAGTCGATACAAATGATATCGCATTATCTTCAAGCTGTACAACATCCAAATCACGAGCCACTTGGTGCCAAATCCAAGCCAACCACAAATTATCTTTCTAGGTATTATTTTCTCGAGCTTTCTCCCCTCCATGTCGCAAGAAGCTTTGGTTACTTGAGCTTTGCCTTATTCTTCGAATGAGAACATAAAGAACTCATCAACTTCTTTGGTTGACACCTCTTTGGTTATGGCCAGAAAGTGTATCGGCTCATCTACACTCTCATTTGGGATAGATTTAAGCTCCAAGTTAGTGGTTAGCTCTACCTCTACATTTACTACTACTTCTACTTCTATATCCATGTTAATTGGATCGAAGACTTCTTCAGCAAGCTATAATTATTTCTCGTCTCCGATTCAAAACTCTTGTGGACTTTCAAGATTTAATTACGAATTGTTGTCAATGCTACATTGGTCCCTTGGATCGAAATTTGAGACATCATGCATGACATCTTCCAATGGAATACTCGCTTGGGATCTTTCCGAGAAAATTCCTCTAATtgatccaactgttgttggatttattttaatttagcttGGAATTCTCGCTCATAGCTTTCCTACTCGAACATATAGCCATGCGAATCACAAGGATTTTCGATTAAATATTCGGATGTCCGTAATTATCGCTCATCTATCTCTTTCAATGAAGTTATTGTTTCATTTCTCCGTTGGTAAAGCTCTAGCATAATCGATATTTGGTTCTCCATAATCTTCCATTGTTAATATACTCCCTCCTCATATACTTCGTCTTCATCCCATAGGTTCGTGAAATCTCTATCCCTCTCGGATGTATACTTGCCCAACTTAGGTGGGAGTTCGTTCAAACAATCAGGCTACTCGTCTTTTGTAATAATAACTCATTGATTTGTTGAAGCTCCATACAACcaacttgatttggataattcgTACACCGACCTATAAAAATCAACATTCATGATTAAACCTTATAATCAACAAGgtaaaaacaattaaatttgtaaatatttaattaactaaaaaattcaaaataaaattatttaattatgtaaaaaatcacacacacaaaaataattatcgtaaaaaataattaaataataatcataatattttttgcacacaaaaataaaataaataaaataaaatttagaacaCTATCTAGCTCGTTCGTCTttcgattaatattattttatggtaatcaacctaataaaaattttaccGTCATAATCCCCGACAACggcaccaacaacttgaccacctaaattttttttatcatttatagtaTAAATATCATACCATTAATATGTAAAATTAAATCGGTGGTGTCCATAAGCgtacaggtcaaattgtaatgTAGTAaagtttacaatgaaacactGCTAAGTagttcgaggatcgtacccaagggattgcagattgaaaaaaatattagtaaattaattaaaaataataattactaatttaatcgagtcacgaattagtagtgtgaatccaaattaaagtatttattaaactaattaaattaaataaacctaaattaacctaatgAAATTTTCTATTCCTAGTGTCGACAATGCGAGCCTCTGgcctatgatcgattaaatccctaattatttaattaaataattatttatcctCGATTGAGTTATTTATCACCCTTAGCTAAGCTTACCCTCTCGGTTCATCTTCACTAAGGATTGCCACTTAAGTCACCATTTCAGTCTCTTCCTAAGCATACTGATACCTTTTTGGTCTCATCACTTGACACAAGTTATACACGACAGGATACCCTTCTGATCTCACCTATCTCGGTATTCTATCATGGGCTtcactccctaatatactaagTACTCTTGAATAAACAACCAATTTCGTATAAAtaatcacttaacaaataaattagtttCTTAATCAAATCATGCAAGATATAAATAAAGCACAataatatatttgaatatttatacAATAATCAATTAACCAACTTAACAGAAGATAAATAGACAAATAGAACAAAAGATATAAGAGAATGCTCATGAATGTATATTGAAGTGCGATCCTCGAGAAATCTCTGCTCGCAATTGTCTTCACATCGAAATAGAAAAGTTTCGACTAAgcgaacataaaaataaaatacaaagaaaactaaatagtaaaaattgtgTCTCTAAGTCTGCACACAATTTTGGTGACCCTAAGGTTGCTTATATAGGCAACGGGCTACTCGGTGACCACTCAACCCTAGATAAAATCAGATACCAACAAATGAAATATCCTGATAAATGCTAGAGTCCAAATATGAAAATATCCCAAAAGTGTCGTTCAAGGAATTAACTTCATTTTAGCATGCCATCGTCGCATCGTTGTGGCGTGGGAATGCTCCTCGTCATGACGTCGCCACCGTGAAATCTCTCCTTTCTTTGTTGTGTCGTCGTGACGAGAAGAAGCTCCTTGTCATGATGTCGAGTGTACTTTGGGCCTTGGCAGCTTCATTTTGCTATTGGGCTTCCTTGTCTCGCGACCCAATCATCCTTCATTGTATTCTTGGACCTAAATTGGCATCTTACATACTCAAATAGCCCATTAGTCACTTATGAGGCCCAAGTCAGTCTTATAGGTCATCGAAATAgcaaaaatgcataaaaatacttattttattaatattttattcctaACCTACTAATATTGAAAATgcaatgattaattataaaagtGCTAGAAAACAAGTTCATCAAGTGCGAAAATGACCTAAAATAACTACTAAATTTGACGTCAGGTCAATAGCTCTATTCAAGGACTCTCATTTTGTCATTATTTTTGTGATTTATTGCGAAACAAAGTTGgaattttgtaaagtttgttcaTTGTGAGTGGTACTAGAGTAGCTTTAGGGATGTGGTAGGTGGGCTTGTTAATTTGCATACTGAGTGTGATATTTTGGTGGTGGGTACTTGTTTAGTTTGCATAATAAGGGTGATGGGAATTATACATAGTATATATGATAGTGACGACTTGATTGTGGCTGTGGTTGAAGAAATAATTATTCTGCACTAATTTGCGACTGATCTTGAGTTGCCTGAGGTTGTGGTTGAGCTAGTGAGTCTTGTTaatgttcatttttttttgtgGGAATACTTGAGATGGAGTGAGCCATGTTTGTCATGTCACCACTCAAATTGTTCAAGGGAAAATGTGGTTAGAGTTGCAGGTGACGGTTCACCCCGATGACTAACAACCATGAATGGAGGAGGAAATGAAGAAGGAACTCTAAGGAGTTGAGAAAAGGGAGACAAGAAGGAGAGAGGATCATTTTCTATGGGGTTAGGATAGGTATATACTATTGACTTTCATATCCCATGTGTCGTTTGATTGATGAGCTTGTCATTTAATAGTTTCCATGTTAAATCTGCTATGTGACCTGACAAGACTTAGTTATAGGGTATGTTGACGACAAGTGATAGTCATCTTTTTGGGGTGGTTGAATGATGAGTCTAGGCAAGGTAGTTTCCCTGGTGGGGTAGCCCTTAGTGAGGTTTGGTGAAAGTGTCTCCAATCGATCGTAAGACAGAATATGCACAACAAATAGAAAGAAGATATCAGTCATATCTAAGTTTATTATATaacttttattcatattttttattaaatatattaagctAATAAAGAACTATCAAATTTAAAATGGTAAACTATTTAGTTGGTCAGCCAAAGTGaaatatttacaatttggtcGCTTAACTTTTAGGGtggtttcattttagtcacccaagtATTAAATCTCTAACAGCGGTTAACTATACATGCCACGCCACATTTGCACTTTTAGTTTGGTTACCTAACTTTTAGGTCGCTTTTTGGCAACccaaaaaatatcttttttaaatattgattggggtaaaaaaaaccaaggattaaagtgaaaaaagtGATAGAGACTGAACAATACacaaaaattgtgaaattgtacttgtttatcccATTGCCGGAAAATCTAAATTTGGgttttgaaacataaatttttaaatattaaaatttcaaattatagtAGCAAATCGATTAACATTATCAATggatgaaaatttttcaaaaatttatttaatttattttgaagttttgaaattattttcagAAATTATCAATGAAATTTATTGTCTTTAATAGTTGTCTACGAACCCCAACttcttttgattatatgatcTTGAATCTTCCAtgttaaactaaaaataaagaaaaattcttacaattacttaaatttattaattttatcttcCATTACAAacaaaactcaactttttcatcACTTCTTTACCCAAACAAAGAACAAGCAATTAATTTAATGAATTGCAAgtatttttttcctttactttttaacTTAGCATGGCAGATTTgagattatataataataaaaaattaactttcatggaaaattatcaaatatgatttatttgagttgatttcaTTAAGGATAATCAAGaagcatataataaaatttaattattttttattatagtaacaaattggttgacattatcaattaataaatttttttaacaatttattcaatttattttgatgttttaaaatttaaattttcaatattaaaaaattaaaagaaaattagaatttCGCCAATGGGATAAACAAGTACAGTTTAACaatttttgtgtattattttagtttctatcactttttcaatttaatctttgattttttttaccccaatcaatttttaaaaaaatattttttgggtgaccaaaatgaaagtgtaaacatgataTGGCGTGTATAGTTAACCGCCATTAGAGATTTAATAtttgaatgactaaaatgaaagtggCCTAAAAATTAAATGATCAGCTAcataatttatccaatttaaagcTAACTTCAAAGTAAAAACGTCGGGTTCAATCggttattaaaatttgataaagaTTGGGCCTCTCCTTAATTTTCTTATCAAATTAGTTCCAAATTTAGATCAATCCTTCAGCAATTTGGTGACGTCAAAAGCTAGAGCACAAAAACAGATatttaactgaaaaaaaaattgaaacaaccacatttttttatatataaaagagaTTATTTTGGATATAAAAAAGTGCGAACATGAGAAATCGAATCTGAAATATATTAGATGCAATTTTTTAAAAGAAGTGGATGCAAATTTTGAATTAGGAGTCGACCTATAAGATTTAATTGCAAGAttaccatatttttatttttaaatattttaatgtacAACCTATTAATAAAAACTTTATTTGGCTATGTATAAGatgatttatcatataatatttgTGATAGTCATATTCAACCCTACAGGATCACGAAAAGAAGAAAGCACGATCCAAACTGTCTTTTTGAGACATGTCAACCAGACAGGCAACTAAAAAATGTTACATTAACTTTCAATTTCTACATCTCCTTAACATACATATACAGATATATATCGTTTTGAAAATTTCAGCTTTACTGGTGGCGCCTAGCACTTTCATTGGTTGGCCAGGGTTCACATGTTCTTGCACTTGAATCATTAAACAaaacagtttaaaaaaaaaaagagagagaaaatgaaagaagCTTAAGAAGAATCAAGAACATTGTTGAGAAAAAAAGGCTACTACTTTTATTTAAATAACAAGTGCTCTGTTATATTGGTGGGGTGGCTTTTCTTTTCCATACTTTTCTCACCTTTTCTTACAGATTCCTGGAAAACAAAGAAGAATAGTTAAACAGTAAAGCAAAATAACCCCCCCCCccggtttttttctttttggggtcATCGTCATGGATGTTTCTAAGAAGAGAAGAACTCTGCTTAAGGTCATTGTTCTAGGTGACAGTgggtatgttttattttattttatttttgcagtCTTGATTTGTTTGTAATTGTCGTATCCTTAATTCCTTTTGATATTTTGCTTGTATTTCAGAGTGGGAAAGACATCTTTGATGAATCAGTATCCTTTATTTTGAGATACATGCTTTGTTTATGCATATTATATTTGATTGTTAGTTGCATTGAAAGACACACAATGACAATTACATAGGCCGTTGTAGTTTCTTAACTTGTCATCCAGATATGTTTATAACAAGTTCAACCAACAGTACAAAGCTACAATTGGAGCTGACTTTGTCACCAAAGAATTACAGATTGATGACAAATTGGTaactttgcaagtaagtgatgaAAAACCAAGGGAAATTCTTACAcatttttttttaactaaaatccTCACATTTTACCAAGTGTCTTCTTGTCTGATAGATATGGGATACAGCGGGGCAAGAAAGGTTCCAGAGTCTTGGTTCTGCATTTTATCGAGGGGCAGATTGCTGTGTTATTGTGTTTGATGTGAACATACTCAGATCATTTGAAACACTAAACAATTGGCGTGAAGAATTTCTGAAACAGGTCTCATAATTCTGTACTGTTCATCTCATTTCTTAACAAGTAATAAAACAGATCATAACATGTTTGCTATAATGTCCCAGTTGTAAACTGTAAAGACTCTTTTCCTGTCATCATTGCTAATCAAACTACTtcttaactaaaattttaggGCAAACCCATAGCAGACTGTGCATTtcattgatgttttaattttagatATTTATATATGTCATTAATCAACTCATTGTGTTATCTTGAAAAAACCATGTCATACTTTAAAGAAACGACACAAACATTCAGAACTGATTTAATTGTCTCTTTGTATCTTGTTCGTCTCTTAAGTCCTAACCATCATTTGCCAGCATAATTGAACTACTTCTGTTTGCTTTTTAAAATGAAGTTGATTTTGATCCCATATTTTGGTACTCTAAACCAGGCAGATCCATCTGATCCTGAGTCATTTCCTTTCATAGTAATCGGAAACAAGATTGACATAGACGGTGGAAATAGCCGAATGGTATGTTGCTCTAATCTTCACTTTTTCGAAATATTCGTATTAGACATTTCTGTCGGACTTATATCTAAACATGAGTATCAGGATATGATCTGATAAGACCCTTCAAATACATGATAATCTTGGAGAAAATTGAATATGCCCATCTGAGATGCATATCCCATTCAACACTCACACCCGGGTTCGAGTAACAAAGAATGATTCTTTGATGGTACATAAACTATAGTgcttgacattgaaatgtgcttataCACAGGTTTCTGAGAAAAAAGCTAGGGATTGGTGTGCCTCAAAGGGAAATATACCTTACTTTGAGACTTCAGCGAAAGAGGATTACAACGTTGATGAAGCATTTTTATGTGTAGCAAAAACTGCACTAGCTAGTGAACATGAACAACATGACATGTAAGCATGCCCCTCAAGAATCCTTCATATCTATTAAAGTGATATCCATTGCCCTTGATAGTTGATCCTTATTTAACATATAGAAGTAGATGAGATTATTTCGTTCAATTTCCTGTTCTTTTTAAATCTTCTATTTGTTGCTTTGCTTGTGATGTCTATGTTATCTTGCTAGTATACACTACACTTTAACTGCTTTATTAGAATCTATGTTATCGAGAAGTGAGTGCCGAATATGGATATGCTTTATGGGTATGCTGTTCAATTGAAGTTGATacgaatattttaagaaaaggaTGAGTTGGGGTAACGTAAGTCAAAATGAACTGTTTTATAAACCAGGGAAGCTAACATGTTCATTGATGCAGTTATTTCCGAGGTATATCAGAAACTACTTCAGATGTTGAGCAGAGAGGAGGGTGCGCTTGTTGAAGTTAGCTAATGGTTGCATATATTTGCTAATTCACCTTTTCCATTTCTTGAATCCTTTTATTCTTCTTATCATAATTCTTTGGAGGTTTTATGTTGATGTATTATAAAATAAGCATATGTGCCttcatttgaaaaaaagaaatgtTTCATTCGAAAAATAGCAATATATTTGAGCTACTGTGATAAGATTGCAAGTGCAAATACATACATGACACTTTCATGCTCTAAAAGAATCTGGATATTGGAAGATAAAAGTCAATATGACAATCAAGATATGGTAAACTGAGTAGTCAACCCATTAATCTATGGACAGATCCAACCACATTACATAACGGAAATGTAAATCTAAACAACAATTAAAGAAATCACAACCACAAGAATGAGAAATAGTTCATCTTGAAATGTCAAAGATGATTTATCATGTGTGGCTACTTACAAGTTTAAACAAACCTCATATTTGGATTGGACTAAAACAAACAAGAGAAGTGAAAGGGAAGTAATATCCTCTCCCTTGTTTCCATATATCTCTTTATTTTTGTTAACCCAATTTGgagaaaaacatttatttttattttctattttttgaaaattaaaaaatagaaataaaaatttttataatagaaatatgataaacaaaataaaataaaaatctatggATTTGAATCAgggtaaaaaatttaatatttaaaatttttgcattTATATGGATTTGAACCAAAGCCAACTAAAaatgtttattttcatattttttttagttttacaaAGCACTTTTAGTGAAAATAATGAAGACAACTTTTTATGtttctaattttcattttatttttccatatttttagaATTTCAACAAACATATTTTCTTCCATGTTTTCCATTTtccaaaaaaaggaaaatgaaaatggTCTCTATTTCATGAAACCAAACGAAacctaattttaaaaactaaaacaccatttttatgaatttaatctttttcttttctttctgctATTTAACCAagctaaaattatgaaaaatccttaacattcttttttatttatttatctttttacattaactatccaaacaaatcatatatattattccattttcctttcttttttaattattgatcCAAAgtagagtaaaaataaaataataaaaaaagaactacataataagaaaatagaagaaaCTACAAAATGAGAAAAGAACAAGAcagaaaaattctagaaaatctAAGGACCTGAAGGCAGAGGTGGTTatgatatattttctttatttagcaTCACAATTcttaatctttattttttgatacaatgtctaAACTACTCATCTAAcgcttaaataagaggataacgTACCTGTTTTTTGATACAATTTTTAAACTACCCACCCCAACctttaaataaaaggataatataCTTTAATGCACCCGAACTCACATCCTCTTGCACAAGCAACAATACTGATACTAactgagttaagactcaatcgacatgAGGTGATGATATTTGAATTCATTATGTTGTGTTGTGACCTCCAAGCAAGGAAGTTGTGATCGTCATTACTGGTTCGCCAAAAACTTTAAGTAGTTGAACGGGCAAAAGCTGGAGAAAGTTTAGAAAGTCAAATCCACTAAATTTAATTTTCTACGCCTAGAATTAACTTGCAGATACAGGGCTACGGTCGGATCTCATAGAGATTGGACAACAAAATTGAGTTTTGCTGCGACCAGAATGTAGTCATAGTCATGACTAAGTCAactacaagaaaaataaataagtgagggttaattatttaaaaaataatgaaataaacatAAAGAATAACGAACAAAATAGATAATAGaaaatcaaaatagtaataaagaaaaaagatgacaaaaaCTCCAATCTCGGCATTACTGCAACTTTAAATATCAACTTTTTTAGATCGTAAATTAATTGTAAGAAAAGTTTGACAATTAATCATTACCAATAGAATAATTCTAAGAGAAATTCGAAGAATTTAATTTGCCAATAGCATTACGAATTAGAAAGTCGCAACTTTAATTAACAAACTCAAttacacaatttttttaaattagattacTCAATCCCATAGAACAACTCGGTTGCTTTATTTCAACCAAATTATTCTAACTTCTAACTAATTGTTGAACAAAAAAGTAATTACGGATCTAGTTATACTATCCTAAATACAGAAGAAATGGTCCAACTTGAaatgataataagaataatatgaACAGTAAAGATGTAATACAATAAAATGGGGAATGAGTAAATaccaattcaatataaaaaattgaaagaatactTAAATTTCATCGTCTTAGTAAAACCAAAACTTCTATTTACTCTTagattgaaaatatgaaaaattgccAAGTGGCTAATTTTGTTAAATCTATGTAAAAGGTTgtggtaaattttattaaatttgcaAGTCGATGGGAAACATTGTCTACTTTAAGATAGTAGCAGATTATATAGGAAGAGTTTGGAAAAACAATGTCCGAACCAGCAATGATAAAAAAGCAAATAATAGGATTTAATAATACAGGGTTA from Gossypium hirsutum isolate 1008001.06 chromosome D12, Gossypium_hirsutum_v2.1, whole genome shotgun sequence includes these protein-coding regions:
- the LOC107945511 gene encoding ras-related protein Rab7, with the protein product MDVSKKRRTLLKVIVLGDSGVGKTSLMNQYVYNKFNQQYKATIGADFVTKELQIDDKLVTLQIWDTAGQERFQSLGSAFYRGADCCVIVFDVNILRSFETLNNWREEFLKQADPSDPESFPFIVIGNKIDIDGGNSRMVSEKKARDWCASKGNIPYFETSAKEDYNVDEAFLCVAKTALASEHEQHDIYFRGISETTSDVEQRGGCAC